A single region of the Triticum dicoccoides isolate Atlit2015 ecotype Zavitan chromosome 2B, WEW_v2.0, whole genome shotgun sequence genome encodes:
- the LOC119364243 gene encoding 2-Cys peroxiredoxin BAS1, chloroplastic-like yields MACAFSASTVSTAAALVASPKPAGAPQCLSFPRAIAGAAARPSRLAAASSRTARARSFVARASAEYDLPLVGNKAPDFAAEAVFDQEFINVKLSDYIGKKYVILFFYPLDFTFVCPTEITAFSDRHEEFEKINTEILGVSVDSVFSHLAWVQTERKSGGLGDLKYPLVSDVTKSISKSFGVLIPDQGIALRGLFIIDKEGVIQHSTINNLGIGRSVDETLRTLQALQYVQENPDEVCPAGWKPGEKSMKPDPKGSKEYFAAI; encoded by the exons ATGGCGTGCGCCTTCTCCGCCTCCACCGTGTCCACGGCGGCCGCGCTCGTCGCGTCCCCGAAGCCAGCCGGGGCGCCGCAGTGCCTGTCGTTTCCCCGCGCCATCGCAGGCGCCGCCGCCAGGCCttcccgcctcgccgccgccagctCGAGGACGGCCAGGGCCcgcagcttcgtcgcccgcgcctcAGCGGAG TACGACCTGCCGCTGGTGGGGAACAAAGCACCGGACTTCGCCGCGGAGGCCGTGTTCGACCAGGAGTTCATCAAC GTCAAGCTATCTGATTACATTGGGAAGAAGTATGTGATTCTTTTCTTCTACCCTCTGGACTTCACCTTCGTCTGCCCAACTG AGATTACGGCTTTCAGCGACAGACATGAGGAGTTCGAGAAGATAAACACTGAAATTCTTGGTGTTTCAGTTGATAGTGTG TTTTCCCATCTTGCATGGGTGCAGACAGAGAGGAAATCTGGTGGACTTGGTGATCTGAAATATCCGCTGGTTTCTGACGTCACCAAATCAATCTCAAAGTCTTTTGGTGTATTGATCCCTGATCAG GGAATTGCTCTGAGAGGATTATTCATCATTGACAAGGAGGGTGTGATTCAGCATTCCACTATTAACAACCTTGGTATTGGCCGTAGTGTGGATGAGACCTTGAGAACCCTTCAG GCTCTGCAATACGTCCAAGAAAACCCAGACGAGGTCTGCCCGGCGGGATGGAAACCTGGGGAAAAGTCGATGAAGCCTGACCCCAAGGGCAGCAAGGAGTACTTCGCTGCTATCTAG